A stretch of Gasterosteus aculeatus chromosome 4, fGasAcu3.hap1.1, whole genome shotgun sequence DNA encodes these proteins:
- the uqcrq gene encoding cytochrome b-c1 complex subunit 8, whose amino-acid sequence MGRHFGDLAKIRHIITYSLSPFEQRAFPNYFSKGIPNVWRRVTASFFKVAPPMTLMYLTYTWGNSVHEQGKKKNLADFENDE is encoded by the exons ATGGGCCGCCACTTCGGAGACTTGGCCAAGATCCGCCACATAATCACATACAGTCTGTCACCCTTTGAGCAGAGGGCTTTCCCCAACTACTTCTCCAAGGGAATCCCCAATGTGTGGAGACGGGTCACAGCCTCTTTCTTCAAAGTTGCCCCCC CAATGACCCTCATGTACCTGACATACACCTGGGGCAACAGTGTCCACGAGCAAGGCAAAAAGAAGAATCTTGCTGACTTTGAGAATGACGAATGA
- the hspa4b gene encoding heat shock 70 kDa protein 4b: MSVVGFDVGFLNCYVAVARAGGIETVANEYSDRCTPACVSFGPRNRAIGAAAKSQIVTNCKNTVQGFKRLHGRAFTDPYVQRLKNSLVYDIVQMPTGTTGIKVNYMEEEKVFSVEQVTAMLLTKLKETAEHALKKPVADCVVSVPCYYTDAERRSVVDAAQIAGLNCLRLMNETTAVALAYGIYKQDLPAPEEKPRNVVFVDLGHSGYQTSVCAFNKGKVKVLSTACDPELGGKDFDEMLVRYFCEDFSKKYKIDVKSRPRALIRVYQECEKLKRVMSANSSDLPFNIECLMNDIDVSGKMNRGQFEEMCADILARIEAPLQNLLEHAKLKREDIYAVEIVGGASRIPAVKERISKFFGKELNTTLNADEAVARGCALQCAILSPAFKVREFSITDVVTYPISLKWPSAAEEGLSDCEVFPMNHAAPFSKVLTFYRKEPFSLEAYYNKPSELCYPDPTIGQFLIQKVIPQASGESSKVKVKVRVNIHGIFSVSSASLVEVQKSDETEEPMETEHANEKEGESKMQTDQDEQQGQADGSKEAEEKTPRENEEMDTTTEEGKGEKKSDQPPQAKKPKVKTKVVELPIENSPQWQLADDMLNLFVENEGKMIMQDKLEKERNDAKNYVEEYVYEMRDKLHGVLEKFVSESDRDALSLKLEDTENWLYEDGEDQPKQVYIDKLTELKKLGQPIKERYTEAEMRPKAFEELGKQIQQYMKFVEAFKMKDEQYDHLDEADVKKVDKLTSDAMMWMNSSMNQQSKQNLTVDPSVKVKDIEAKTRELFSACNSIVTKPKPKVELPKEDNPAEQNGPVNGQEKAPEEAASKAATENPGSENKPDMDLD; the protein is encoded by the exons ATGTCGGTTGTCGGATTTGACGTCGGGTTCCTGAACTGCTATGTAGCGGTAGCCAGAGCCGGGGGGATTGAAACGGTCGCTAATGAATACAGCGACCGATGTACACC AGCATGCGTTTCCTTTGGACCCCGCAATCGAGCGATTGGTGCTGCGGCTAAAAGCCAG ATCGTCACAAACTGCAAGAACACAGTGCAAGGGTTCAAGAGGCTTCATGGCAGGGCGTTTACGGATCCCTACGTGCAGCGCCTCAAAAACAGTTTGGTCTATGATATTGTACAAATGCCCACAGGAACAACTGGCATCAAG GTGAactacatggaggaggagaaggtgttcAGCGTTGAACAGGTCACCGCCATGCTGCTGACGAAGCTGAAGGAGACAGCGGAGCATGCGCTCAAGAAGCCTGTGGCAgactgtgttgtgtct GTTCCCTGCTACTACACGGATGCTGAGAGGAGATCAGTAGTAGACGCTGCTCAGATCGCCGGTCTCAACTGCCTGAGGCTGATGAATGAGACGACTGCAG TTGCACTGGCATATGGGATCTACAAACAGGATCTCCCGGCTCCGGAGGAGAAGCCCAGAAATGTAGTGTTTGTGGACCTGGGCCATTCTGGATACCAGACATCAGTGTGCGCCTTTAATAAGGGCAAAGTCAAG GTCCTTTCTACAGCTTGTGACCCCGAGCTGGGAGGAAAGGATTTTGATGAGATGTTGGTGAGGTACTTCTGTGAGGATTTTAGCAAGAAGTACAAGATTGATGTCAAGTCCAGGCCCAGGGCTCTGATCAGGGTTTACCAGGAGtgtgaaaaactgaaaagaGTGATGAGTGCAAACTCCTCTGACCTGCCGTTTAACATCGAGTGCTTAATGAATGACATTGACGTCTCTGGAAAGATGAACAG GGGTCAGTTTGAAGAGATGTGTGCTGATATTCTCGCCCGAATTGAGGCTCCACTGCAGAATCTGCTGGAACACGCTA AACTGAAAAGGGAAGATATCTATGCAGTAGAGATTGTGGGAGGAGCTTCCAGGATCCCAGCAGTCAAAGAGAGGATTAGCAAATTCTTTGGGAAGGAGCTGAACACCACCCTGAATGCTGACGAAGCTGTGGCCAGAGGATGTGCCCTGCAG TGTGCAATCCTGTCACCTGCATTCAAAGTGCGTGAGTTCTCGATCACAGATGTTGTCACCTATCCCATCTCCTTGAAATGGCCTTCAGCTGCAGAAGAAGGTCTGAG cgATTGTGAGGTGTTTCCTATGAACCACGCAGCACCTTTCTCCAAGGTGCTGACCTTCTACAGGAAGGAGCCCTTTTCCCTGGAGGCCTACTACAACAAGCCCAGTGAGCTGTGCTACCCCGATCCTACTATTG GTCAGTTCCTCATCCAGAAGGTTATCCCGCAGGCATCTGGTGAGAGCTCCAAGGTGAAAGTCAAGGTGCGGGTGAACATCCACGGTATCTTCAGTGTGTCCAGTGCCTCCCTGGTTGAAGTGCAGAAGTCTGATGAGACCGAGGAACCCATGGAAACGGAACACGCCaatgagaaagagggagag AGCAAAATGCAGACCGATCAGGATGAGCAGCAGGGTCAGGCAGACGGTTcgaaagaagcagaagaaaagacGCCCCGCGAGAATGAGGAGATGGAT ACCACCACAGAGGAGGGCAAAGGCGAGAAGAAGTCCGACCAGCCCCCACAAGCCAAAAAGCCCAAAGTCAAAACAAAGGTTGTTGAGCTTCCGATTGAAAACAGTCCACAGTGGCAGCTGGCTGATGACATGCTCAATCTGTTTGTTGAAAATGAG GGTAAGATGATCATGCAGGacaagctggagaaggagagaaacgaCGCAAAGAACTATGTGGAGGAGTATGTGTACGAAATGAGGGACAAGCTGCACGGGGTCCTGGAGAAGTTTGTCAGTGAGTCT GACCGAGATGCGCTGTCATTAAAGCTGGAGGATACCGAGAACTGGCTGTATGAAGATGGAGAGGACCAACCCAAACAGGTGTACATCGACAAACTGACAGAGTTGAAG AAACTTGGCCAGCCCATCAAGGAGAGGTATACCGAGGCCGAAATGAGACCAAAAGCATTTGAGGAGTTGGGAAAACAAAtccagcagtacatgaaatTTGTGGAAGCATTCAAAATGAAG GACGAGCAGTACGACCATTTAGATGAGGCCGATGTCAAGAAAGTGGACAAACTGACAAGTGATGCAATGATGTGGATGAACAGCTCCATGAACCAGCAAAGCAAACAGAACTTGACAGTGGATCCCTCCGTCAAAGTAAAAGACATTGAAGCAAAAACAAGG GAGCTGTTCTCCGCTTGCAACTCCATTGTGACCAAGCCCAAACCCAAGGTGGAGCTTCCCAAGGAAGACAACCCTGCCGAGCAGAACGGGCCTGTGAACGGACAGGAGAAAGCGCCGGAAGAAGCTGCCAGCAAAGCAGCGACCGAGAACCCTGGCTCAGAAAACAAGCCTGACATGGACCTCGATTAA
- the gnpda1 gene encoding glucosamine-6-phosphate isomerase 1 isoform X1 — MSPRTMKLIVLNDYEQASEWAAKYIRNKILLFRPGPDRFFTLGLPTGSTPMGCYKKLIEYYKMGQISFQYVKTFNMDEYVGLPRDHPESYHSFMWNQFFKHIDIKAENTHILDGNAADLQAECAAFEEKITAAGGIELFVGGIGPDGHIAFNEPGSSLVSRTRVKTLAKDTIVANARFFDGDLSKVPTMALTVGVGTVMDAKEVLILITGAHKAFALYKAIEEGVNHMWTVSAFQQHPQTVFVCDEDATLELRVKTVKYFKGMMHVHNRLVETLPSVPKKN, encoded by the exons ATGAGTCCAAG GACGATGAAGTTGATCGTCCTCAATGACTACGAGCAGGCCAGCGAGTGGGCTGCAAAGTACATCAGAAACAAGATCCTATTGTTCCGACCTGGTCCGGACAGATTTTTTACCCTGGGGCTTCCCACAG GAAGCACCCCTATGGGTTGTTACAAGAAACTAATCGAGTACTACAAGATGGGccaaatctcatttcagtaTGTAAAAACCTTCAACATGGATGAATACGTAG GACTTCCCAGAGATCACCCTGAGAGCTACCACTCCTTCATGTGGAATCAATTCTTCAAGCACATAGACATAAAAGCAGAGAACACCCACATCCTTGATGGCAACGCCGCTGACCTACAAGCAGAGTGTGCAGCATTTGAGGAGAAGATAACAGCTGCCGGAGGGATCGAGCTCTTTGTCGGAG GTATTGGACCAGATGGCCACATTGCCTTCAATGAGCCTGGTTCAAGCCTGGTTTCCAGGACTAGGGTGAAGACCCTGGCAAAGGACACTATCGTGGCCAATGCTCGATTCTTTGATGGAGATCTCTCAAAGGTGCCGACCATGGCACTGACGGTGGGAGTGGGCACAGTCATGGACGCAAAAGAG GTCCTGATTCTCATCACTGGAGCACACAAGGCCTTTGCCTTATACAAAGCTATAGAGGAAGGTGTGAATCACATGTGGACAGTGTCCGCTTTCCAGCAGCACCCGCAGacagtttttgtgtgtgatgaagACGCCACATTGGAACTGCGGGTCAAAACTGTAAAGTACTTCAAAG GGATGATGCACGTTCACAACAGGCTGGTGGAGACACTTCCCTCAGTGCCAAAGAAGAACTGA
- the gnpda1 gene encoding glucosamine-6-phosphate isomerase 1 isoform X2 — MKLIVLNDYEQASEWAAKYIRNKILLFRPGPDRFFTLGLPTGSTPMGCYKKLIEYYKMGQISFQYVKTFNMDEYVGLPRDHPESYHSFMWNQFFKHIDIKAENTHILDGNAADLQAECAAFEEKITAAGGIELFVGGIGPDGHIAFNEPGSSLVSRTRVKTLAKDTIVANARFFDGDLSKVPTMALTVGVGTVMDAKEVLILITGAHKAFALYKAIEEGVNHMWTVSAFQQHPQTVFVCDEDATLELRVKTVKYFKGMMHVHNRLVETLPSVPKKN; from the exons ATGAAGTTGATCGTCCTCAATGACTACGAGCAGGCCAGCGAGTGGGCTGCAAAGTACATCAGAAACAAGATCCTATTGTTCCGACCTGGTCCGGACAGATTTTTTACCCTGGGGCTTCCCACAG GAAGCACCCCTATGGGTTGTTACAAGAAACTAATCGAGTACTACAAGATGGGccaaatctcatttcagtaTGTAAAAACCTTCAACATGGATGAATACGTAG GACTTCCCAGAGATCACCCTGAGAGCTACCACTCCTTCATGTGGAATCAATTCTTCAAGCACATAGACATAAAAGCAGAGAACACCCACATCCTTGATGGCAACGCCGCTGACCTACAAGCAGAGTGTGCAGCATTTGAGGAGAAGATAACAGCTGCCGGAGGGATCGAGCTCTTTGTCGGAG GTATTGGACCAGATGGCCACATTGCCTTCAATGAGCCTGGTTCAAGCCTGGTTTCCAGGACTAGGGTGAAGACCCTGGCAAAGGACACTATCGTGGCCAATGCTCGATTCTTTGATGGAGATCTCTCAAAGGTGCCGACCATGGCACTGACGGTGGGAGTGGGCACAGTCATGGACGCAAAAGAG GTCCTGATTCTCATCACTGGAGCACACAAGGCCTTTGCCTTATACAAAGCTATAGAGGAAGGTGTGAATCACATGTGGACAGTGTCCGCTTTCCAGCAGCACCCGCAGacagtttttgtgtgtgatgaagACGCCACATTGGAACTGCGGGTCAAAACTGTAAAGTACTTCAAAG GGATGATGCACGTTCACAACAGGCTGGTGGAGACACTTCCCTCAGTGCCAAAGAAGAACTGA
- the LOC120816998 gene encoding NEDD4 family-interacting protein 1-like, whose protein sequence is MAEQNGNVRYQELVNEEEPQPSQEGLAQDAPPPYSSIAAANAAFFEYKEDGGRFPNPPSYSVATTLPSYDEAERSKEEVAIPLVAGRVTEDDFVARDDFEDADQLRIGNDGIFMLTFFMAFLFNWIGFFLSFCLTTSAAGRYGAISGFGLSLVKWVLIVRFSTYFPGYFDGQYWLWWVFLALGFMLFIRGFVNYSRVRKLADPSYATLPRTRVLFIY, encoded by the exons ATGGCAGAACAAAACGGCAACGTTAGATACCAAGAG CTGGTGAATGAGGAGGAGCCCCAGCCATCCCAGGAGGGTCTTGCCCAGGATGCACCACCACCCTACAGCAGCATCGCTGCAGCAAATGCAG CCTTCTTTGAATACAAGGAAGATGGAGGGCGGTTTCCAAACCCTCCGTCCTACAGTGTTGCCACCACTTTGCCCTCCTATGACGAAGCCGAGAGGAGCAAAGAGGAGGTTGCCATCCCCCTGGTCGCTGGGAGAGTCACG GAGGACGACTTTGTGGCCCGGGACGACTTCGAAGACGCCGACCAGCTGCGAATAGGAAATGACGGCATCTTCATGCTCACTTTCTTCA TGGCGTTCCTCTTCAACTGGATCGGGTTCTTCTTGTCGTTCTGTTTGACAACATCGGCTGCCGGCCGATACGGCGCCATCTCTGGCTTCGGTCTGTCCCTCGTCAAATGGGTTCTCATCGTCCGG TTTTCTACCTACTTCCCCGGTTACTTTGATGGACAGTACTGGTTGTGGTGGGTGTTCCTGGCTCTGG GCTTCATGCTGTTCATCAGAGGCTTTGTGAACTACTCTAGAGTGCGTAAACTGGCTGATCCCAGCTATGCCACTCTGCCCCGAACGAGGGTGCTCTTCATCTATTAG